In Aciduliprofundum sp. MAR08-339, a single window of DNA contains:
- a CDS encoding C25 family cysteine peptidase has product MSSVLVVLLMVLTALAVLTSFQPYATATGAKKISSSNEITKIVHIDLNALKYVRGPNGGKYLILHGARVLQIPGQPVVPVKILSFKLPKNVEHVNVNVKATHEVNYGTLKISPAPAPLLNSGKAFPSKYSPPKYNVKVYKSNSFYPYKVYSYTVSRSRDGVEVNVYLYPVRYNPVTNEIRVLTNAVVSVNYELGKLKSGSAPIDVPNIIITSPQLKAQAQRLANFHNSTGLTSWVVTTTWIAKNFQPAPNPPVNGYANSTTDPYAYFNNATLPLDKSAIIGYNYTLAKKIIAFLQNESYGSNVEYVTIFGNARMVPPSYYWTDQYMYLLAYLGYSDMYDAWIPTDAFYAQPNYNSTHFSYEPRFYFGRIPVNPLTADIVVNKIIYYATHKSGGIENVTLSGGQVFETPYFLGETGVLEPLNYGWLDGVKVTEYFHTLRNFTYNNFVKMMYNSDMIVEITHGSGYSFWHHNDEISAWDFSMNSTYGSLPIYISGSCLNGAWDEEMYPSEFASGINGGTSIAEKMLYAPDGIIAYYGGDREAYGSTLAWFDNGTLVAPNDFGDLITEDGTVAGYYIGTHIYGYVTLGMMYYYALSLYNQWLGPKLRMIDPWDTGLNDNPWQRSYFEYSLIGDPALKVSGSGASYPSYNQPKVVIPNAVYNSNDVPMITRGKEVHINIQTDSPRVKVELLYLEHDYGSGMWGSADTYYDFILDMKTLSPTSSVGGINNFTYSFTPGREGTYILSVYSEDGKNTRFYMSCNSPMPPLEMHKSKVKGGEENWRNSNNTGPDIQVITLLDYGDVAFGKITNVTAVIYNAGTKMATDITVHFYLENYVLVFQQHNLTHPLIWLGNKTVSSLAPGEVAYVTIPWKAVNLIPLGLDPTNSSARWQYVVASADVLNDTNSANNAIWGLFHVHLPVDVWVQKVFIKNDPVMGEANYITFEISNIGTSESAISNVSVMDDYGYIKNLTVTLNPGETKFITVHWTPQYAGTDEIIVMANTPGDINTANDVGFYYPNGYYGITTFKVLSYDVTPRGLAQNNDNAKITLYNYGPLSSKGTTVELYEIKGVSQVDVESPHPYPNNYDHTWEISAQNATRIALHFNYLYVEPGYDYVYIYNSTGALQVEYTGFYQNLWTPFINGSKVYVELRSDEAVNYTGFYIDAYATGISFIGKSSVGSIASGSYSAVSIPLGNTFAGIHYFKIVSNTPGEVATLTTGGASNDVIYYTLNLTDTIAPELKSFSLADKVVNTRAPTLKFCWYDEIYSGFSKVSVEIDGISIMATLTTYGNNGTIVAHVPFLLSDGKHTVSVELTDNGGNTASMSWNFEVDTTPPELKITSPTNVPLTYNSVFWINGTTDPGASVTINGEQVTVNSDGTFTYKATLEDGENVFKVTATDSAGNSATEIVTVLYLPQLPELWKAINNINAEIGNIKSQISTMQSEISTLKGNVSQIENEISALDAKLNDLENALQENISALNMAIENMNTTLMEKINSNIQNLQNQINDLKGKADNLNTQISNIKAKNDEQSQAINTSDQIGYAGIVIAIIALIVAFAAAARKPKVEYVTRENESPQNEEEPHTLYPQEKIDEVEEEHH; this is encoded by the coding sequence GTGAGTAGTGTACTAGTAGTCCTTTTAATGGTTCTAACAGCACTTGCAGTGCTCACCAGTTTTCAGCCATATGCAACTGCAACGGGCGCGAAGAAAATATCTTCGAGCAATGAAATAACCAAAATTGTGCACATAGATCTAAATGCCCTCAAATATGTCAGAGGACCGAATGGCGGGAAGTATCTTATTCTGCATGGAGCAAGGGTTCTCCAGATTCCAGGACAGCCCGTTGTGCCTGTAAAGATTTTGAGTTTTAAACTTCCCAAGAATGTGGAGCATGTTAATGTGAATGTGAAGGCCACCCATGAGGTGAACTATGGAACCCTCAAGATATCTCCCGCACCTGCACCGCTTCTGAACTCTGGAAAGGCTTTTCCATCCAAATATTCTCCTCCAAAATACAATGTCAAGGTTTACAAGAGCAACAGTTTCTATCCCTATAAGGTGTACTCTTACACCGTGAGCAGAAGCAGGGACGGAGTGGAAGTGAATGTGTACCTCTATCCGGTAAGGTACAATCCGGTTACCAATGAGATAAGAGTTCTGACAAACGCTGTGGTGAGCGTTAATTATGAGCTCGGTAAGTTAAAATCAGGGAGTGCACCCATAGATGTCCCTAACATAATAATTACGTCTCCGCAGCTAAAGGCACAGGCACAAAGATTGGCCAATTTCCATAACAGCACAGGTTTGACCTCCTGGGTCGTTACCACAACCTGGATTGCCAAGAATTTCCAGCCTGCTCCGAACCCTCCAGTGAATGGTTATGCAAACTCAACCACTGATCCCTATGCCTACTTCAACAACGCGACCTTGCCTCTTGATAAAAGTGCCATAATAGGGTACAATTACACCCTTGCAAAGAAGATAATAGCGTTCCTTCAAAATGAGAGTTATGGAAGCAATGTGGAGTATGTAACCATATTTGGAAATGCCAGAATGGTGCCACCAAGTTACTATTGGACCGATCAGTACATGTATTTGCTTGCATACCTCGGATACAGTGATATGTACGATGCATGGATTCCAACTGATGCTTTCTATGCGCAGCCAAATTACAACTCCACCCATTTCAGTTACGAACCCAGATTCTATTTTGGCAGAATTCCCGTGAATCCCCTGACTGCAGATATTGTTGTAAATAAAATCATATACTATGCAACACACAAGAGTGGTGGTATAGAGAATGTTACTCTCTCTGGAGGCCAAGTATTCGAAACTCCCTATTTCCTGGGAGAGACAGGCGTATTAGAGCCTCTCAACTATGGATGGCTTGATGGTGTGAAGGTTACCGAGTACTTCCACACATTGAGAAACTTCACCTACAACAACTTTGTGAAGATGATGTACAACAGCGATATGATAGTGGAGATAACGCATGGCTCTGGATATTCATTCTGGCATCACAACGATGAAATAAGTGCTTGGGATTTCAGTATGAACTCAACCTACGGAAGCTTGCCGATATACATCTCAGGTTCCTGTCTAAATGGTGCTTGGGATGAGGAGATGTATCCATCTGAATTCGCTTCTGGGATTAACGGAGGAACTTCCATCGCTGAGAAGATGCTATATGCCCCAGATGGAATAATTGCTTACTACGGAGGAGACAGGGAAGCCTATGGAAGCACTCTTGCTTGGTTCGATAACGGTACCTTGGTGGCTCCAAACGATTTTGGAGATTTGATAACAGAGGATGGAACTGTGGCTGGTTATTACATAGGTACACATATATACGGATATGTTACCCTCGGAATGATGTATTACTATGCACTTTCCCTGTATAACCAGTGGCTTGGTCCCAAGCTGAGGATGATTGATCCCTGGGATACAGGCCTCAACGATAATCCATGGCAGAGGTCCTATTTCGAATACTCCCTTATAGGTGATCCTGCTCTGAAAGTTTCGGGAAGTGGGGCTAGTTACCCATCCTATAACCAGCCAAAGGTTGTAATACCCAATGCTGTTTACAATTCCAATGATGTGCCTATGATTACCAGAGGCAAGGAGGTACATATTAACATACAGACGGACTCTCCGCGGGTGAAGGTTGAACTCCTTTATCTTGAGCATGACTATGGCTCTGGAATGTGGGGCTCTGCAGATACGTATTATGATTTCATACTTGATATGAAGACGCTGAGTCCAACCTCTTCCGTAGGTGGAATCAATAATTTCACATACTCGTTTACACCGGGTAGAGAAGGCACGTATATACTCTCCGTTTACAGCGAGGATGGGAAGAATACAAGGTTCTACATGTCATGTAATTCTCCTATGCCGCCCTTGGAAATGCACAAGAGCAAGGTGAAAGGTGGCGAGGAAAATTGGAGAAATTCAAACAACACAGGTCCTGATATCCAGGTCATAACTCTTCTCGACTACGGAGATGTTGCCTTTGGAAAGATAACAAATGTGACTGCTGTGATTTACAATGCGGGCACTAAAATGGCCACAGATATAACCGTGCATTTCTATTTGGAAAATTACGTGCTTGTGTTCCAACAGCATAATCTAACACATCCACTCATCTGGCTTGGAAACAAGACGGTGAGTTCTCTGGCTCCAGGTGAAGTGGCATATGTAACCATTCCCTGGAAAGCAGTAAATCTCATACCTCTTGGATTGGATCCAACAAATTCATCTGCTAGATGGCAGTACGTGGTTGCCAGTGCAGATGTGCTCAATGATACCAATTCTGCAAACAACGCAATATGGGGCCTCTTCCATGTGCATCTACCCGTTGATGTGTGGGTTCAAAAGGTGTTCATAAAGAATGATCCTGTTATGGGTGAGGCCAATTACATAACATTTGAAATATCCAATATAGGCACATCTGAGTCTGCAATATCCAATGTGAGCGTTATGGATGACTATGGATACATTAAAAACCTAACGGTCACTCTCAATCCCGGAGAAACAAAGTTTATAACGGTACATTGGACACCACAATACGCAGGAACAGATGAGATTATAGTAATGGCCAATACACCGGGAGATATTAACACAGCCAATGACGTAGGATTTTATTATCCAAATGGCTATTATGGAATAACAACCTTCAAGGTCCTGAGCTATGATGTTACTCCAAGAGGCCTGGCTCAGAACAATGATAATGCAAAGATAACACTCTACAATTATGGGCCATTGAGTTCCAAGGGAACAACCGTTGAGCTCTACGAAATAAAGGGAGTGAGTCAGGTAGATGTTGAATCTCCTCACCCGTATCCAAACAACTATGATCATACGTGGGAGATAAGCGCTCAAAATGCCACGAGAATAGCACTTCACTTCAACTATCTCTATGTGGAGCCAGGATACGATTATGTGTATATATACAACTCAACGGGAGCACTTCAGGTTGAGTATACCGGCTTCTATCAGAATCTCTGGACTCCGTTCATAAACGGTTCTAAGGTTTATGTGGAACTTAGATCCGATGAGGCTGTGAATTACACGGGCTTCTACATAGATGCCTATGCCACAGGCATAAGCTTTATTGGAAAATCCTCTGTGGGTTCAATCGCGTCTGGATCCTATTCCGCCGTGTCAATACCCCTTGGCAATACTTTTGCAGGAATTCATTACTTCAAGATAGTTTCAAATACTCCTGGAGAGGTGGCAACTTTGACAACGGGAGGTGCTTCAAACGATGTGATTTACTATACCTTGAACCTAACCGATACGATTGCTCCAGAATTGAAGAGTTTCTCCCTTGCAGATAAGGTTGTGAATACTCGAGCGCCAACCTTGAAGTTCTGCTGGTATGATGAGATATACAGCGGTTTCTCAAAAGTTTCTGTGGAGATAGATGGCATATCTATAATGGCAACCCTTACCACGTATGGAAACAACGGCACCATTGTGGCTCATGTTCCATTCCTACTCTCCGATGGAAAGCACACAGTGAGTGTGGAGTTAACAGACAATGGTGGTAATACTGCCTCCATGTCCTGGAACTTTGAAGTAGATACCACTCCTCCAGAGCTGAAAATAACCTCTCCGACAAATGTGCCTCTTACCTACAATTCCGTGTTCTGGATCAATGGTACTACGGATCCGGGAGCCTCTGTGACAATAAACGGAGAACAGGTAACTGTCAATTCTGATGGCACTTTCACATACAAGGCTACACTTGAGGATGGTGAGAATGTATTCAAGGTAACAGCAACGGATAGCGCGGGTAATTCTGCCACCGAGATTGTTACAGTGCTGTATTTGCCACAGTTACCAGAACTGTGGAAGGCCATAAACAATATAAATGCAGAGATAGGAAACATAAAGTCTCAGATAAGCACAATGCAGAGTGAAATATCCACATTGAAGGGTAATGTGTCCCAGATCGAGAATGAAATAAGCGCTCTTGACGCAAAGCTCAATGACCTTGAGAATGCTCTTCAGGAAAATATAAGTGCTCTGAACATGGCCATTGAGAATATGAACACCACCCTTATGGAGAAGATAAACTCTAACATCCAGAATCTACAGAACCAGATAAACGATCTGAAGGGCAAGGCAGATAATCTGAATACGCAGATATCGAATATAAAGGCGAAAAATGATGAGCAATCTCAAGCCATAAATACAAGTGATCAGATAGGATATGCGGGCATTGTCATTGCAATAATAGCCCTTATAGTGGCATTCGCAGCTGCAGCAAGAAAACCCAAGGTTGAATATGTAACACGGGAGAACGAGTCACCCCAAAATGAAGAAGAGCCACATACCCTATATCCTCAGGAAAAGATAGATGAGGTCGAGGAAGAGCATCACTAA
- the gatD gene encoding Glu-tRNA(Gln) amidotransferase subunit GatD, which produces MNPEPGDYVEVISEKGTFRGVLMPRNKLGNKDIIILKLDNGYNIGIIPKEIKVIKKGGKKKKIKREIKSDKTLPKISIIGTGGTIASYVDYRTGAVHPALTAEDLIFSVPEIVEECDIRASVLFNILSEDMHPEYWIKMARKVKEELKYSEGVVIPHGTDTMGYSAAALSFMFPKLSGPVVFVGAQRSSDRPSSDAYMNLLSAVKVAKSDLGEVAVVMHATTSDDFCHVHRGVRARKMHTSRRDAFKSVNSRPLGEVRNGNVKFYGDYRKKEDETELMDRMDEKVALIYYYPGMSVEHFERMIEGMHGAIIMGTGLGHVGTHLLPSIKRAMKDGIVIGMTSQCIHGRVNLNVYSTGRELKKAGVVPLEDMLPEVAYVKLMWLLGNYEHDEAKDLLARNLRGEISTRRMITW; this is translated from the coding sequence ATGAATCCTGAGCCTGGAGATTACGTTGAAGTCATAAGTGAGAAAGGTACATTTCGTGGAGTTTTGATGCCAAGAAACAAATTGGGCAATAAGGATATAATCATTCTCAAACTTGATAACGGTTACAACATAGGCATAATCCCGAAAGAAATCAAAGTAATAAAGAAGGGTGGAAAAAAGAAAAAGATTAAAAGGGAAATAAAATCGGATAAGACACTTCCGAAGATTTCAATAATTGGCACAGGTGGCACAATTGCCAGTTATGTGGATTATCGCACCGGTGCGGTGCATCCAGCGCTCACAGCTGAGGATTTAATATTCTCTGTTCCTGAGATTGTTGAAGAATGCGATATCCGGGCAAGTGTGCTTTTCAACATTCTGAGCGAGGATATGCACCCTGAATACTGGATTAAAATGGCAAGGAAAGTTAAGGAGGAACTGAAATATTCGGAGGGGGTTGTGATACCCCATGGCACGGATACCATGGGCTATTCAGCCGCAGCCCTATCATTCATGTTTCCGAAATTATCTGGACCTGTGGTTTTTGTGGGAGCTCAGAGAAGCAGTGATAGACCCAGCAGCGATGCCTACATGAACCTGCTCTCCGCCGTGAAAGTGGCCAAGAGCGATCTGGGTGAGGTTGCAGTTGTTATGCATGCCACCACCAGCGATGATTTCTGCCATGTGCATCGGGGTGTCCGTGCCCGAAAGATGCACACATCCCGCAGAGATGCGTTCAAGAGCGTAAATTCCAGACCACTTGGAGAGGTGAGGAACGGCAATGTGAAATTTTACGGTGATTACAGGAAAAAGGAAGATGAGACGGAGTTAATGGATAGGATGGATGAGAAGGTGGCCTTGATTTACTATTATCCGGGAATGAGTGTTGAGCATTTTGAGAGGATGATTGAGGGCATGCACGGTGCAATTATAATGGGAACCGGCTTGGGGCATGTGGGTACCCATCTCCTGCCATCCATAAAAAGGGCCATGAAAGATGGTATTGTAATAGGCATGACCTCCCAGTGCATTCATGGCAGGGTTAATCTGAATGTGTATTCCACGGGAAGGGAGCTGAAGAAGGCGGGCGTTGTGCCTCTTGAAGACATGCTTCCTGAGGTGGCGTATGTAAAGCTCATGTGGCTCCTTGGAAATTACGAGCATGATGAGGCAAAAGATTTGCTTGCAAGAAATCTCCGGGGTGAGATCTCCACGAGGAGGATGATAACATGGTAA
- a CDS encoding adenylate kinase family protein, with product MLIALTGTPGTGKTSVAKVLEREYRVIYLKDFEDARMYYDEERKSYVVDIDMLKDKVKELKDKEKVILEGHYSHDMPVDLVIVLRCHPDELRKRLEKRGYIERKIRENLEAEAMGLITSEAINYYGKDKVFEVDTTGREPKDVAEDVRNIIERKDEKFRPRINYMGEILKWY from the coding sequence ATGTTGATTGCACTCACAGGAACACCCGGTACTGGAAAAACCTCTGTGGCGAAGGTTCTGGAAAGGGAATACAGGGTGATTTATCTCAAAGATTTTGAAGATGCCAGAATGTATTACGATGAAGAGCGCAAATCCTATGTGGTGGATATTGATATGCTAAAAGACAAGGTGAAAGAATTAAAGGATAAGGAAAAGGTCATACTGGAAGGGCATTATTCCCATGATATGCCTGTGGATCTGGTTATTGTGCTTCGTTGTCATCCTGATGAACTCAGAAAAAGGTTGGAGAAAAGGGGCTATATTGAGAGAAAAATTAGAGAAAATTTGGAGGCAGAGGCCATGGGGCTCATAACCTCGGAGGCCATAAACTATTATGGAAAGGATAAAGTATTTGAAGTCGATACAACGGGCAGAGAGCCCAAGGATGTAGCAGAGGATGTGAGAAACATAATTGAAAGGAAAGATGAAAAATTCAGACCTCGAATAAACTATATGGGGGAGATACTTAAATGGTACTGA
- a CDS encoding DNA primase large subunit PriL, with translation MKYPFLPGAIDLVKNIKLDELLSSPVYEDARGFGISRVRSCFTGERVPFTSDENRIIGFYVSKLFLMALNDPIITRRFANMMRDEIERYLLGDTDENVYSVASALKVSHRDVDERARELYEKYPKPGTAGVKFKVFTQIHFLDFIKYASKLSGETFKLVYQPLKDGWIPVAREEFVKIIREAFVEEFVEEIDAQAEQAKTLRKYFEKEIIGMRNLKDKYISRYTSKEFGDVTEDAFPPCLKSIIVKLKNGINLPHQARFFLVTFLHKIGMKNDEIMKIFATAPDFNESMTRYQVEHITGGISKKEYEVPKCSTLQAYGLCIKDVANDNLCNKEWMTHPLLYYKIKKEWLSKREKRVESQ, from the coding sequence GTGAAGTATCCTTTTCTTCCAGGGGCGATTGATCTTGTCAAAAATATAAAATTAGATGAACTTCTTTCATCGCCAGTTTACGAGGATGCGAGAGGGTTTGGAATATCCCGAGTTAGAAGCTGCTTTACGGGGGAAAGGGTGCCCTTTACAAGTGATGAGAACAGAATAATCGGGTTCTACGTTTCAAAACTCTTCCTTATGGCCCTAAACGATCCAATAATCACAAGGAGATTCGCAAATATGATGCGCGATGAAATTGAAAGATACCTGCTTGGAGACACTGACGAGAACGTTTACTCTGTTGCCAGCGCCCTGAAAGTATCCCACAGGGATGTGGATGAGCGGGCAAGAGAGTTGTATGAAAAGTATCCAAAACCCGGAACAGCAGGTGTGAAATTTAAAGTTTTCACGCAGATACACTTTCTTGATTTCATAAAATATGCGTCAAAATTGAGCGGGGAGACCTTTAAACTTGTGTATCAACCCCTAAAGGATGGATGGATACCTGTGGCAAGGGAAGAATTTGTAAAGATCATAAGAGAGGCTTTTGTTGAGGAATTTGTGGAAGAGATCGATGCTCAGGCTGAACAGGCAAAAACACTTAGAAAGTACTTTGAGAAGGAAATAATCGGGATGCGAAACTTGAAAGACAAGTACATCTCAAGATATACATCTAAGGAATTTGGAGATGTGACAGAAGATGCATTTCCTCCCTGCCTGAAATCCATAATTGTAAAATTGAAAAATGGAATAAATTTGCCCCATCAGGCAAGGTTCTTCCTCGTTACATTTCTCCACAAGATCGGAATGAAGAACGACGAAATAATGAAGATATTTGCCACCGCCCCCGATTTTAATGAAAGTATGACAAGGTACCAAGTGGAACACATAACCGGCGGTATATCCAAGAAGGAGTATGAGGTGCCTAAATGCTCGACTCTCCAGGCCTATGGGCTTTGCATAAAGGATGTTGCCAACGACAATCTTTGTAACAAGGAGTGGATGACCCATCCGCTGCTCTACTACAAGATCAAGAAGGAATGGCTTTCCAAGCGTGAAAAACGCGTTGAATCGCAGTGA
- the gatE gene encoding Glu-tRNA(Gln) amidotransferase subunit GatE, translating into MVKCGLEIHQQLATKKLFCDCDSYLSDNVIFKFERVLRPTQSELGEVDRAAVEESIKHRKFIYEATENSCLVEADEEPPHDLNRDALEITLKVALMLHAKIVDEIHVMRKIVIDGSNTSGFQRTALVAMDGYLDTSFGRVRIPTICLEEEAARKIEEGDGYVVYRLDRLGIPLIEISTAPDMKSGEQVKEVAQKIGYILRATKRVRRGVGTIRQDINISTGQGRVEIKGASKLNMIPQWVNMEIERQEMLKEIASILQKRNARVEEKIYDLTEIFENTSSKIISRILNNGGKVLGLKLIGFAGVLKNGNYRLGKELADRVRVIGIRGLFHGDELPSYGISEEEVEEIRKLLNLGPEDSFVIIAEKKDLANMGLQRVIERAKIALKGVPDETRGPRDDGSTHYLRPLPGGARMYPETDIPSIRISQDYVEKLRKELPPMPEERVKELETLGINEELAWQIIHEDRDDLFESIVKKFGYPTVVARALINGCDNVDYACIFSALAEGKFAKEAIDEIVERACNGEDLQTLIESFSSRVDVDSIIEKIVREKEQLIEERGMGAFKPLMGLVMKELRGRVDGRVVSERLRNAIGSYLKAHGKS; encoded by the coding sequence ATGGTAAAATGTGGACTTGAGATCCATCAGCAGCTCGCCACAAAAAAATTGTTTTGCGATTGTGACTCGTACCTCAGTGACAATGTTATTTTCAAATTTGAGCGTGTTCTAAGACCCACACAGAGCGAGCTTGGCGAGGTTGATAGAGCGGCTGTGGAAGAGAGCATAAAGCATAGAAAATTCATATATGAAGCAACAGAAAATTCATGCTTGGTGGAGGCAGACGAGGAACCACCACATGACCTTAATAGGGATGCTTTGGAGATAACGCTCAAGGTTGCCCTGATGCTCCATGCCAAGATAGTGGATGAAATACATGTGATGCGCAAGATCGTCATAGACGGCTCCAACACCTCGGGCTTCCAACGCACCGCTCTTGTGGCTATGGATGGATATCTTGATACCTCCTTTGGAAGGGTTAGAATACCCACAATCTGCCTGGAAGAGGAGGCCGCAAGAAAAATTGAGGAGGGTGATGGTTATGTGGTCTATCGCCTTGACAGGCTCGGCATACCCCTCATTGAGATTTCCACAGCCCCTGACATGAAGAGTGGTGAGCAGGTCAAGGAGGTTGCCCAGAAAATAGGGTACATTTTGAGAGCCACCAAGAGGGTACGCAGGGGTGTGGGAACAATAAGACAGGACATCAACATATCCACAGGTCAGGGGAGGGTTGAGATAAAGGGAGCATCAAAACTCAATATGATACCCCAGTGGGTGAATATGGAGATTGAGAGGCAGGAAATGTTAAAGGAAATTGCTTCAATTCTTCAAAAAAGAAATGCGAGGGTTGAGGAGAAAATTTATGATCTCACAGAAATTTTTGAGAACACGAGTTCAAAGATAATATCAAGAATTCTCAATAATGGGGGCAAGGTTCTGGGCTTAAAATTGATTGGATTTGCAGGGGTTCTTAAAAATGGAAATTACAGACTTGGTAAGGAACTTGCAGATAGGGTACGTGTTATTGGGATACGGGGACTCTTCCATGGAGATGAACTTCCATCCTACGGGATAAGTGAAGAGGAGGTGGAAGAGATCAGGAAACTATTGAATCTCGGTCCCGAAGATTCCTTCGTTATAATAGCAGAAAAGAAGGATCTTGCAAATATGGGACTTCAAAGGGTTATTGAGAGGGCCAAAATTGCATTAAAGGGGGTACCCGATGAGACTCGAGGTCCAAGAGACGACGGTTCAACCCATTATCTCCGTCCTCTTCCAGGCGGTGCGAGAATGTATCCGGAGACTGATATACCCTCAATAAGGATCTCGCAGGATTATGTGGAGAAATTGAGAAAAGAACTGCCTCCCATGCCTGAGGAGAGGGTGAAAGAGCTTGAGACTTTGGGAATAAATGAGGAACTTGCTTGGCAGATAATACACGAGGATAGGGATGATCTATTTGAGAGCATAGTTAAGAAATTTGGATACCCTACGGTGGTTGCCCGTGCACTCATAAATGGATGTGATAATGTGGATTATGCCTGCATATTTTCGGCCCTTGCTGAGGGTAAATTTGCCAAGGAAGCGATTGATGAAATTGTCGAGCGAGCCTGCAATGGTGAGGATCTGCAGACCCTCATAGAAAGTTTCTCATCAAGAGTTGATGTGGATTCAATTATTGAGAAAATTGTTAGGGAGAAGGAACAACTCATAGAGGAGAGAGGAATGGGTGCATTCAAGCCCCTAATGGGTCTCGTGATGAAGGAGCTGCGTGGCAGGGTTGATGGAAGGGTGGTGAGTGAGAGGTTGAGAAATGCAATAGGATCGTACCTGAAGGCGCATGGGAAAAGTTAA
- a CDS encoding CDP-alcohol phosphatidyltransferase family protein produces MVLNRYRARVDGLLTKISKPFMKMHPNTITLISVLISFLAGVSYYLTWISSYYLLLSFLFIILASLLDAIDGKVARRRGISSKRGDFLDHLVDRYADMMIIIGVALSPYSNPLIGLFALSGVFMTSYVGTQAQAVGLKRIYGGILGRADRLVILMILPIIQFFWWGYYFSISSWILILFAVLGHITAIQRVFHAWKAIPS; encoded by the coding sequence ATGGTACTGAACAGGTACAGAGCGAGAGTTGATGGATTACTTACGAAGATCTCAAAACCATTTATGAAGATGCATCCAAACACCATTACGTTGATCTCCGTGCTCATCTCGTTTTTGGCTGGAGTATCATATTATCTCACGTGGATCTCCTCATATTATCTTCTTCTTTCATTTCTATTCATAATTTTAGCGTCTCTTCTCGATGCCATTGATGGTAAGGTGGCCCGTAGGAGGGGCATATCCTCAAAGAGGGGGGATTTTCTGGATCACCTTGTTGATAGGTATGCAGATATGATGATAATAATCGGTGTGGCACTGAGTCCATATTCCAACCCACTAATAGGTTTATTTGCTCTAAGCGGAGTTTTCATGACAAGTTACGTGGGTACTCAGGCACAGGCAGTTGGACTAAAGCGCATATACGGTGGCATTCTTGGCAGAGCCGATCGCCTGGTCATACTTATGATTTTGCCCATAATTCAATTCTTCTGGTGGGGATATTATTTTTCCATATCCTCATGGATTCTCATTCTCTTTGCGGTGCTCGGGCACATCACTGCGATTCAACGCGTTTTTCACGCTTGGAAAGCCATTCCTTCTTGA